A segment of the bacterium genome:
ACGGCCGAAAATTGCAAGACGACCCGCGCCGGCGGGTGGACCACCGCGGCGCGCCGCCAGGCGCGGCGGCGCGCTTGACGGCGCGCGCCGGCGCGTTCGAAGGTGCGGCCATGGCTGATCTCGACGAATTCCGGCGCGAGACGCGCGCCTGGCTGGAGGCGAATGCGCCGGCGTCGATGCGCACGCCGCTCGGCGAGCACGAAGAGCCGTGCTGGGGAGGGCGCAAGGCGCGCTACGACAACCCGGACGTGAAGCGGTGGCTCGACGTCATGGCGGCGCGCGGCTGGACCGCGCCGACATGGCCGACCGCGTACGGCGGCGGCGGCCTCGGCCGCGACGAAGCGCGCGTGCTGTCGCAGGAGCTCGCCGCGCTGCGCTTGCGACCGCCGCTGGTGGGCTTCGGGCTGACGATGATCGGACCGACGCTGCTGCAACTCGGCACCGAGGAGCTGAAACGCACCCACCTCCCGCCGATCGTGCGCGGCGAGGTTCGCTGGTGCCAGGGGTACTCCGAGCCTGGCGCCGGCTCCGACCTCGCCAGCCTGCAGACCCGCGCCGTGCTCGACGGCGACCACTTCGTCGTCACCGGCCAGAAGGTGTGGACCTCCTACGCCGACCAGGCCGATTGGATGTTCCTCCTCGTCCGCACCGATCCCACGGCGCCGAAGCACGAGGGCATCAGCTTCCTGCTCATGGACATGACCAGCCCCGGCGTCAGCGTGAAGCCGATCAAGCTGATCAGCGGCTACTCGCCGTTCTGCGAGACCTTCCTCGACAACGTCCGCGTCCCCCGCACCCAGGTGATGGGCGAGGTGAACAAGGGCTGGGGCGTGGCCAAGGCGCTGCTCGGTCACGAACGGACGATGATCGCCGACATCGGCAAGGGCTTCGGTGGCGAGACCCGGACGCGCACGGCCGTGCAACTGGCGCGCGATTATCTCGGCCCCCGCGAGGGCGCCATCGCCGATCCGGCCATCCGCCATCGCCTGGCGCAGGTCGAGATCGATCAGCGCTGCCTCGACTGGACCCTCGCCCGCTCGCGCGACGAGGCGAAGGCCGGCCACGCCCCCGGCCCGGAGACGTCGATCTTCAAGTATTACGGCACCGAGCTGAACAAGCGTCGCCGCGAGCTGATGGTTTCCATCCTCGGCCCGCAGGCCCTCGGCTGGGAGGGCGACGGCTTCGATTCCGAGGAGCTCGAGATCACCCGCGAGTGGCTGCGCTCGCGCGGCAACTCGATCGAGGGCGGCACGTCGGAGATCCAGCTCAACATCATCGCCAAGCGCGTGCTGGGCCTGCCGGACTGAAGGAAGGACGACGTCACCACGGAGGCACGGAGTCCGCGGGCGCCCTCCCCGCCTCCGTGGTGAAGATCCTCGAAAGGCACATGCGATGCAGTTTTCGTTGAACGAGGAGCAATCGCTGCTTCGTGAATCCGCGGCGGCGTTCGTGCGCGATCACTCGTCGCTGCGGCGCATCCGGGCGCTGCGCGACGCCAGGGACGCGGATGGATTCTCGCGCGATCTCTGGCAGCAGATGGCGGAATTGGGCTGGCTCGGGATTCCGTTCGCCGCGGCGTACGGCGGGCTCGGGCTCGGGCTGAAGGAGCTGGCGCTGGTGCTGGAAGAGCTCGGCAAGGGGCTGATGCCGGAGCCGATGCTGTCGACGGTGCTGCTCGGCGGCGGCGCCATCGCGCGCGGCGGCAGCGACGCGCAGCGCGCGGCGGTCTTGCCGGCGCTGATCCGCGGCGACCTGTTGCTCGCCCTCGCCCACCAGGAACGGCACAGCCGCTACGACCTGCACCGCGTCGCCACGCGCGCCGAGCGCGCCGGCGATGGGTGGCGCCTGCGCGGCGAGAAATGCCTCGTCCTCGACGGGCACGTCGCCGATCGCCTCATCGTCAGCGCCCGCACCGCCGGCGGCGACAACGACCGCGACGGCATCACCCTCTTCCTCCTCGACCGCGGGGCCCCGGGGGTGTCGGTGGTCCGCCAGTGGACGCTCGACGGCCGCAACGCGGCGCTGGTGGGTTTCGACGGCACGCCGGTCGGCGCGGCCGACGCGCTGGGCGCGGTCGACGACGGCGCCGCCCTGCTCGCCCCCGTGATCGACCGCGCCACCGCCGGCCTCTGCGCCGAGATGCTCGGCGGCATGCAGGCGGCGTTCGCGATGACCCTCGACTACCTCAAGACGCGCAAGCAGTTCGGCGTCCCGATCGGCTCGTTCCAGGCGCTCAAGCACCGCGCCGCCGTGGTCTTCACCGAGATCGAGCTGGCGCGTTCGGCGGTGCTCGCCGCGGCGATGGCACTCGACGAGGACGACGCGCAGGCGCCGCAGGCCGTCTCCGCCGCCAAGGCCCGCTGCGCCGACGCCTTCCTGCTCGCCGCCAACGAGGGTGTGCAGATGCACGGCGGCATCGGCATGACCGACGAGCACGACATCGGGTTCTACCTGAAGCGCGCCCGCGCCGCCGAGATCACGTTCGGCGACGCCGCCCACCACCGCGAGCGCTTCGCCACCCTGCGCGGTTACTGACTCCCGCGAGCAGCCACGGCCGGCGGGCCGTGCCTCGGACCAGCGGGACGATGCACTCGATGGCAGCGGAGCGACGGCGATCGGCGAGACTCGAGACCGTGACCGGGAGCAGCGTGATGCCGATGGGGCGACGATCCGGAGGCCGGCGCGGCGGCGGTGATCGCCGCATCGCAGCGATGCCGCGGCAGCGATGACCGCTGCTCAGCGCGCCTTCAGGCGCGCGAGGACGAGCGAGGCGGCCGCGACCGCCACGACGCCCCAGGCGAAGGCGTCACCGATGCGGGTGTAGACGGTGGTGATCCGCAGCGGCCGGATGTCGGCGCGCAGGGTCTCGGCGGTGAACAGGCCGAGATGGTCGACGATGCGGCCGAAGGGATCGATGACGCCGGTGACGCCGGCGTTGCCGACGCGCACGAAGTAGCGGCGATTCTCGATCGCCCGCCAGACGGCGATCGCCTCGTGCTGGTACGGCGCCATCGAACGGCCGAACCAGGCGTCGTTGAAGATCGTCAGCAGCGCCTCGGCGCCGGCGGCGGTCATGGCGCGGGCGATGCGGCTCGGCACGTCCTCGTAGCAGATGAGCGGCGCCATGCGGATGAGGCCGGGCACCTGCAGCGGCGCGATTTCGCTTCCCTCGGTGAAGTGGCTGGTCTGCGGGCTCAGATCGTACACCTGGGGGAACAACGAGCCGCCGGGGATGTACTCGCCGAACGGGATGAGCACCTGCTTGTCGTAGCGGCCGAAGACGCGCCCGTCGCCGTCGATGAGGAAGGCGCTGTTGTACATCCGCGCCTCGCCGCCCTCCGCGGGATACTCGTAGGCCAGGCCGCCGTAGATCAGGTACGTGGCGGTGCCGACGTACGGGTTGTGCTTGGGCGGCACCTGATCGGTTCCGACCTCGGTCCACCACTGCGCCACCGACTCCGGCCAGATGAGGACGTCGACCTGCGACTGCAGCGGCGCCGACAGCTCGCGGTAGTGGTCGAGATTGACGTCGAACAGCGATACGTTGCCCTTCTCGTGGATGCCGATGTTCCCCTGCACCAGCCCGACCCGCACCGTCGGCGCGGCGTCGACCGCGGCCTGCACGATCGGCATGCGCCAGACCCCGTACAGCACCAGCGCCGCCAGCGCCGCCAGGGCCGCGGCGAGCGGCGCGAAGCGCCGCCGGCCGTCCAGCGCCAGCGCGATGCCGGCGCTCACCCACACCATGACGAAGCTGAGGAGATAGGGCCCGGCGAGGTCGCCGCTCTGCAGCAGCAGCGGCCGCTCGAGCTGCGAGTTCGCCATGCGCCAGGGGAAGAGATTGGGGAAGAGGAACTCGAGCGCCACCCAGAGCACCGGCGCGAAGAGCCCCAACGGCCCGAAGCGCAGGCGGTGGAAGCCCCAGGCGAAGAGCACGAACTGGGTCGCCGAGTAGAGCGACAGACAGGCGTAGAAGAAGACGGCGAGCGCGTACGGGAAGCCGCCGAAGACGTGGATGGTGTAGACCAGCCAGTAGAAGGCGGGCACGTTGGTGGCGAGGCCGGTGAGCAGACCGAGGCGCAGCGACTCGCGGCGCGAGCTGGCGCGGCCGAGCGCCCACAGCAGCGGCACGAAGGCGACCCAGGCGACCGGGTAGAGGGAGAAGTCCAGCCACGGCGCCGCCACCAGCGCGCCGGTGACCAGCGGCGCCGCGACGAGCTGCCAGCGCGTCAGGACCCCGGCATCGGGCACCGCCGGCGTGGCCAGCGCGTCCGGCCGCGTCGTCATCCGCGCTCTCCGCGCCCCTGCGCCACGCCGGTCACCGCGGTTTCAGGTTGAACGCCTGCGGCCCCTTCTCGCCGCGGCGCACCTGGAACTCCACTTCCTCGCCTTCGCGCAGATCCTCGAAGTACACCTTCGGCGCCACACGCGAGCGGTGGAAGAAGACTTCGTCACTCCCGTCGTCGGGGACGATGAACCCGAATCCCTTGTCCTTCACGATCCTCTTGATGGTGCCGAACA
Coding sequences within it:
- a CDS encoding acyl-CoA dehydrogenase family protein; the protein is MADLDEFRRETRAWLEANAPASMRTPLGEHEEPCWGGRKARYDNPDVKRWLDVMAARGWTAPTWPTAYGGGGLGRDEARVLSQELAALRLRPPLVGFGLTMIGPTLLQLGTEELKRTHLPPIVRGEVRWCQGYSEPGAGSDLASLQTRAVLDGDHFVVTGQKVWTSYADQADWMFLLVRTDPTAPKHEGISFLLMDMTSPGVSVKPIKLISGYSPFCETFLDNVRVPRTQVMGEVNKGWGVAKALLGHERTMIADIGKGFGGETRTRTAVQLARDYLGPREGAIADPAIRHRLAQVEIDQRCLDWTLARSRDEAKAGHAPGPETSIFKYYGTELNKRRRELMVSILGPQALGWEGDGFDSEELEITREWLRSRGNSIEGGTSEIQLNIIAKRVLGLPD
- a CDS encoding acyl-CoA dehydrogenase family protein — translated: MQFSLNEEQSLLRESAAAFVRDHSSLRRIRALRDARDADGFSRDLWQQMAELGWLGIPFAAAYGGLGLGLKELALVLEELGKGLMPEPMLSTVLLGGGAIARGGSDAQRAAVLPALIRGDLLLALAHQERHSRYDLHRVATRAERAGDGWRLRGEKCLVLDGHVADRLIVSARTAGGDNDRDGITLFLLDRGAPGVSVVRQWTLDGRNAALVGFDGTPVGAADALGAVDDGAALLAPVIDRATAGLCAEMLGGMQAAFAMTLDYLKTRKQFGVPIGSFQALKHRAAVVFTEIELARSAVLAAAMALDEDDAQAPQAVSAAKARCADAFLLAANEGVQMHGGIGMTDEHDIGFYLKRARAAEITFGDAAHHRERFATLRGY
- the lnt gene encoding apolipoprotein N-acyltransferase encodes the protein MTTRPDALATPAVPDAGVLTRWQLVAAPLVTGALVAAPWLDFSLYPVAWVAFVPLLWALGRASSRRESLRLGLLTGLATNVPAFYWLVYTIHVFGGFPYALAVFFYACLSLYSATQFVLFAWGFHRLRFGPLGLFAPVLWVALEFLFPNLFPWRMANSQLERPLLLQSGDLAGPYLLSFVMVWVSAGIALALDGRRRFAPLAAALAALAALVLYGVWRMPIVQAAVDAAPTVRVGLVQGNIGIHEKGNVSLFDVNLDHYRELSAPLQSQVDVLIWPESVAQWWTEVGTDQVPPKHNPYVGTATYLIYGGLAYEYPAEGGEARMYNSAFLIDGDGRVFGRYDKQVLIPFGEYIPGGSLFPQVYDLSPQTSHFTEGSEIAPLQVPGLIRMAPLICYEDVPSRIARAMTAAGAEALLTIFNDAWFGRSMAPYQHEAIAVWRAIENRRYFVRVGNAGVTGVIDPFGRIVDHLGLFTAETLRADIRPLRITTVYTRIGDAFAWGVVAVAAASLVLARLKAR
- a CDS encoding cold shock domain-containing protein, which gives rise to MFGTIKRIVKDKGFGFIVPDDGSDEVFFHRSRVAPKVYFEDLREGEEVEFQVRRGEKGPQAFNLKPR